The sequence CCTGCTTCTTGGCATTTAATGGCATCTTCTATTAGCTTTTTAGCTGAATCTGCATTTTTCCCTTGGACTTTGTAACCCCCAAGTACAGCTACAGATTGCGGTGTTAATCCTAAATGTGAACAAACGGGAACCCCTGCTTTTGTTAAAGCGTTAATATGCTCTAAGACGCCATCTGCGCCTTCAAGCTTAACAGCATGTGCTCCCCCTTCTTGGAGCATCTTTGTCCCCGCAAGTAAAGTATCTCGAATTGACAAATGATAACTCATAAAAGGAAGATCTGTAATGACAAACGTATCCCTCGCTCCTCGTTTAACAGCCTTAGTATGATGAATCATTTCTTCCATTGTTACATGGATCGTAGAATCATAGCCTAGTACAACCATTCCAAGGGAATCGCCAACTAAGATCACATCTGTATCCGCTGCTTCCGCATGCTTTGCTGAAGGATAATCATAAGCAGTCAGCATTGCAATGGGTTCACTCTTTTGCTTCATTTTCAAAAAGTCAGTAGTTTGCTTCATTTCAAATTACCTCCATAAAGTAATGGAAAGAGGCAAACATGCGTGCGGACAATAAAAAAATCCTTCCACAAAATAG is a genomic window of Niallia sp. XMNu-256 containing:
- the panB gene encoding 3-methyl-2-oxobutanoate hydroxymethyltransferase, producing the protein MKQTTDFLKMKQKSEPIAMLTAYDYPSAKHAEAADTDVILVGDSLGMVVLGYDSTIHVTMEEMIHHTKAVKRGARDTFVITDLPFMSYHLSIRDTLLAGTKMLQEGGAHAVKLEGADGVLEHINALTKAGVPVCSHLGLTPQSVAVLGGYKVQGKNADSAKKLIEDAIKCQEAGAFMIVLECVPEQLAAEISKQLSIPTIGIGAGNGTDGQVLVYHDVLGYGVERVAKFVKKFGDIDEIAINGIKQYVDEVKTRSFPDKSHSYIMKEEELTSLYGGKA